A single Macaca mulatta isolate MMU2019108-1 chromosome 15, T2T-MMU8v2.0, whole genome shotgun sequence DNA region contains:
- the PMPCA gene encoding mitochondrial-processing peptidase subunit alpha, which produces MAAVVLVATRLLRGSGCWSGSRLRFGPSAYRRFSSGGAYPNIPLSSPLPGVPKPVFASVDGQEKFETKVTTLDNGLHVASQNKFGQFCTVGILINSGSRYEAKYLSGIAHFLEKLAFSSTARFDSKDEILLTLEKHGGICDCQTSRDTTMYAVSADSKGLDTVVGLLADVVLQPRLTDEEVEMTRMAVQFELEDLNLRPDPEPLLTEMIHEAAYRENTVGLHRFCPTENIAKINREVLHSYLRNYYTPDRMVLAGVGVEHEHLVDCAQKYLLGVQPAWGSAEAVDVDRSVAQYTGGIAKLERDMSNVSLGPTPIPELTHIMVGLESCSFLEEDFIPFAVLNMMMGGGGSFSAGGPGKGMFSRLYLNVLNRHHWMYNATSYHHSYEDTGLLCIHASADPRQVREMVEIITKEFILMGGTVDTVELERAKTQLTSMLMMNLESRPVIFEDVGRQVLATRSRKLPHELCTLIRNVKPEDVKRVASKMLRGKPAVAALGDLTDLPTYEHIQTALSSKDGRLPRTYRLFR; this is translated from the exons ATGGCGGCTGTGGTGCTCGTGGCGACGCGGTTGCTGCGGGGGTCGGGTTGTTGGAGCGGCTCGCGGCTGAG GTTTGGACCTTCTGCGTACAGACGGTTTAGTAGTGGTGGTGCCTATCCCAACATCCCCCTCTCTTCTCCTTTACCTGGAGTACCCAAGCCTGTTTTTGCTTCAGTTGATGGACAGGAAAAGTTTGAAACCAAAGTAACCACATTGGATAATGGGCTTCACGTAGCATCTCAGAATAAGTTTGGACAGTTTTGTACAGTAGGAA TTCTTATTAATTCAGGATCAAGATATGAAGCAAAATATCTTAGTGGAATTGCTCACTTTTTGGAAAAATTGGCATTTTCG TCTACTGCTCGATTTGACAGCAAAGATGAAATTCTGCTTACACTGGAAAAGCACGGGGGTATTTGTGACTGCCAGACATCAAG agACACCACGATGTATGCTGTGTCTGCTGATAGCAAAGGCTTGGACACGGTGGTCGGCTTACTGGCTGATGTGGTTCTGCAGCCTCGGCTAACAG ATGAGGAAGTCGAGATGACACGGATGGCAGTCCAGTTTGAGCTGGAGGACCTGAACCTGCGACCTGACCCAGAGCCACTTCTCACTGAGATGATTCATGAA GCGGCTTACAGGGAGAACACAGTTGGCCTCCACCGTTTCTGCCCCACAGAAAACATAGCCAAGATCAATCGGGAGGTGCTGCATTCCTACCTGAGGAACTACTACACTCCCGACCGCATGGTGCTGGCCGGTGTGGGTGTGGAGCACGAACATCTGGTGGACTGTGCCCAGAAGTACCTCCTGGGAGTCCAGCCGGCCTGGGGGAGCGCAGAGGCCGTGGATGTTGACAGATCCGTGGCCCAGTACACTGGGGGGATTGCCAAG CTAGAAAGAGACATGTCCAATGTCAGCCTGGGCCCGACCCCCATCCCCGAGCTCACGCACATCATGGTTGGACTGGAGAGCTGCTCCTTCCTG GAGGAGGACTTCATCCCCTTTGCGGTGCTGAACATGATGATGGGCGGAGGCGGCTCCTTCTCAGCTGGCGGGCCCGGCAAGGGCATGTTCTCCAGGCTCTACCTCAACGTGCTCAACAG GCACCACTGGATGTATAACGCGACCTCCTACCACCACAGCTACGAGGACACTGGCCTCCTCTGCATCCATGCCAGCGCCGACCCGAGACAG GTTCGAGAAATGGTAGAAATCATCACAAAGGAGTTTATTTTGATGGGCGGAACCGTGGATACG GTGGAGCTGGAACGAGCCAAGACGCAGCTGACGTCCATGCTCATGATGAACCTGGAGTCCAGGCCTGTGATCTTCGAGGATGTGGGGAGGCAGGTGCTGGCCACTCGCTCCAGAAAGCTGCCGCATGAGCTGTGCACGCTCATCC GCAACGTGAAGCCGGAAGACGTGAAGAGAGTTGCTTCTAAGATGCTCCGAGGAAAGCCGGCAGTGGCCGCACTGGGTGACCTGACTGACCTGCCCACGTACGAGCACATCCAGACTGCCCTGTCGAGCAAGGACGGACGCCTGCCCAGGACGTACCGGCTCTTCCGGTAG
- the PMPCA gene encoding mitochondrial-processing peptidase subunit alpha isoform X1 has product MKQNILVELLTFWKNWHFRLLLDLTAKMKFCLHWKSTGVFVTARHQDEEVEMTRMAVQFELEDLNLRPDPEPLLTEMIHEAAYRENTVGLHRFCPTENIAKINREVLHSYLRNYYTPDRMVLAGVGVEHEHLVDCAQKYLLGVQPAWGSAEAVDVDRSVAQYTGGIAKLERDMSNVSLGPTPIPELTHIMVGLESCSFLEEDFIPFAVLNMMMGGGGSFSAGGPGKGMFSRLYLNVLNRHHWMYNATSYHHSYEDTGLLCIHASADPRQVREMVEIITKEFILMGGTVDTVELERAKTQLTSMLMMNLESRPVIFEDVGRQVLATRSRKLPHELCTLIRNVKPEDVKRVASKMLRGKPAVAALGDLTDLPTYEHIQTALSSKDGRLPRTYRLFR; this is encoded by the exons ATGAAGCAAAATATCTTAGTGGAATTGCTCACTTTTTGGAAAAATTGGCATTTTCG TCTACTGCTCGATTTGACAGCAAAGATGAAATTCTGCTTACACTGGAAAAGCACGGGGGTATTTGTGACTGCCAGACATCAAG ATGAGGAAGTCGAGATGACACGGATGGCAGTCCAGTTTGAGCTGGAGGACCTGAACCTGCGACCTGACCCAGAGCCACTTCTCACTGAGATGATTCATGAA GCGGCTTACAGGGAGAACACAGTTGGCCTCCACCGTTTCTGCCCCACAGAAAACATAGCCAAGATCAATCGGGAGGTGCTGCATTCCTACCTGAGGAACTACTACACTCCCGACCGCATGGTGCTGGCCGGTGTGGGTGTGGAGCACGAACATCTGGTGGACTGTGCCCAGAAGTACCTCCTGGGAGTCCAGCCGGCCTGGGGGAGCGCAGAGGCCGTGGATGTTGACAGATCCGTGGCCCAGTACACTGGGGGGATTGCCAAG CTAGAAAGAGACATGTCCAATGTCAGCCTGGGCCCGACCCCCATCCCCGAGCTCACGCACATCATGGTTGGACTGGAGAGCTGCTCCTTCCTG GAGGAGGACTTCATCCCCTTTGCGGTGCTGAACATGATGATGGGCGGAGGCGGCTCCTTCTCAGCTGGCGGGCCCGGCAAGGGCATGTTCTCCAGGCTCTACCTCAACGTGCTCAACAG GCACCACTGGATGTATAACGCGACCTCCTACCACCACAGCTACGAGGACACTGGCCTCCTCTGCATCCATGCCAGCGCCGACCCGAGACAG GTTCGAGAAATGGTAGAAATCATCACAAAGGAGTTTATTTTGATGGGCGGAACCGTGGATACG GTGGAGCTGGAACGAGCCAAGACGCAGCTGACGTCCATGCTCATGATGAACCTGGAGTCCAGGCCTGTGATCTTCGAGGATGTGGGGAGGCAGGTGCTGGCCACTCGCTCCAGAAAGCTGCCGCATGAGCTGTGCACGCTCATCC GCAACGTGAAGCCGGAAGACGTGAAGAGAGTTGCTTCTAAGATGCTCCGAGGAAAGCCGGCAGTGGCCGCACTGGGTGACCTGACTGACCTGCCCACGTACGAGCACATCCAGACTGCCCTGTCGAGCAAGGACGGACGCCTGCCCAGGACGTACCGGCTCTTCCGGTAG
- the ENTR1 gene encoding endosome-associated-trafficking regulator 1 isoform X3 has translation MSGYPRRPGATPLSRVRSLAIPDAPAFYERRSCLPQLDCERPHGRDLDSPFFGIRPAFMCYVPSPVLASVGDTDDKFEDLEEANPFSFKEFLKTKNLGLSKEDPASRIYAKEASRHSLGLDHNSPPSQTGGYGLEYQQPFFEDPTGAGDLLDEEEDEDTGWSGAYLPSAIEQTHPERVRAGTSPCSTYLSFFSTPSELAGPESLPPWALSDTDSRVSPASPAGSPSADFAAHGESLGDRHLRTLQISYEALKDENSKLRRKLNEVQSFSEAQTEMVRTLERKLEAKMIKEESDYHDLESVVQQVEQNLELMTKRAVKAENHVVKLKQEISLLQAQVSNFQRENEALRCGQGASLTVVKQNADVALQNLRVVMNGAQASIKAPLLPSSCCRPSWYPCLLSGNWFPELRH, from the exons ATGTCGGGCTACCCGCGCCGCCCGGGCGCCACCCCGCTGTCCCGAGTCCGGAGCCTCGCCATTCCCGACG CTCCAGCGTTCTATGAGCGCCGGTCTTGTCTCCCCCAGCTAGACTGTGAGCGCCCCCATGGCAGGGACCTGGACTCCCCCTTCTTCGGCATTCGGCCGGCCTTTATGTGCTATGTGCCCAGCCCGGTGCTGGCTTCCGTGGGAGACACAG ATGACAAATTTGAAGATCTCGAAGAGGCAAATCCATTCTCCTTTAAAGAGTTTCTGAAGACCAAGAACCTCGGCCTGTCAAAAGAGGACCCGGCCAGCAGGATTTATGCAAAG gaagcCTCGAGGCATTCACTGGGACTTGACCACAACTCCCCACCCTCCCAAACCGGGGGGTATGGCCTGGAGTATCAGCAGCCATTTTTTGAGGACCCGACAGGGGCCGGTGACCTCCTggatgaggaggaggatgaggacaCTGGATGGAGTGGGGCCTACCTGCCGTCCGCCATCGAGCAGACTCACCCCGAGCGGGTCCGTGCCGGCACATCGCCCTGCAGCACAtacctttcctttttctccacccCGTCGGAGCTGGCAGGGCCTGAGTCTCTGCCCCCATGGGCATTGAGTGACACTGATTCTCGCGTGTCTCCGGCCTCTCCGGCAGGGAGTCCTAGCGCAGACTTTGCGGCTCATGGAGAGTCTCTGGGAGACAGGCACCTGCGGACGCTGCAGATAAGTTACGAAGCA CTGAAAGATGAAAATTCTAAGCTGAGAAGAAAGCTGAATGAGGTTCAGAGCTTCTCTGAAGCTCAAACAGAAAT GGTGAGGACACTTGAGCGGAAATTAGAAGCAAAAATGATCAAGGAGGAGAGCGACTACCACGACTTGGAGTCGGTGGTTCAGCAGGTGGAGCAGAACCTGGAGCTGATGACC aaACGGGCTGTAAAGGCAGAAAACCACGTCgtgaaactgaaacaggaaatcAGTTTGCTCCAG GCGCAGGTCTCCAACTTCCAGCGAGAGAATGAAGCCCTGCGGTGCGGCCAGGGCGCCAGCCTGACTGTGGTGAAGCAGAACGCCGACGTGGCCTTGCAGAACCTCCGGGTGGTCATGAACGGCGCACAGGCTTCTATTAA AGCCCCATTGCTGCCGAGTAGCTGCTGCCGCCCATCCTGGTATCCGTGCTTGCTTTCAGGCAACTGGTTTCCGGAGCTGAGACACTGA
- the ENTR1 gene encoding endosome-associated-trafficking regulator 1 isoform X1: MSGYPRRPGATPLSRVRSLAIPDAPAFYERRSCLPQLDCERPHGRDLDSPFFGIRPAFMCYVPSPVLASVGDTDFGYEKGKYSKQSPSGAHETHFGDDKFEDLEEANPFSFKEFLKTKNLGLSKEDPASRIYAKEASRHSLGLDHNSPPSQTGGYGLEYQQPFFEDPTGAGDLLDEEEDEDTGWSGAYLPSAIEQTHPERVRAGTSPCSTYLSFFSTPSELAGPESLPPWALSDTDSRVSPASPAGSPSADFAAHGESLGDRHLRTLQISYEALKDENSKLRRKLNEVQSFSEAQTEMVRTLERKLEAKMIKEESDYHDLESVVQQVEQNLELMTKRAVKAENHVVKLKQEISLLQAQVSNFQRENEALRCGQGASLTVVKQNADVALQNLRVVMNGAQASIKQLVSGAETLNLVAEILKSIDRISEIKDEEEDS, from the exons ATGTCGGGCTACCCGCGCCGCCCGGGCGCCACCCCGCTGTCCCGAGTCCGGAGCCTCGCCATTCCCGACG CTCCAGCGTTCTATGAGCGCCGGTCTTGTCTCCCCCAGCTAGACTGTGAGCGCCCCCATGGCAGGGACCTGGACTCCCCCTTCTTCGGCATTCGGCCGGCCTTTATGTGCTATGTGCCCAGCCCGGTGCTGGCTTCCGTGGGAGACACAG attttgGCTATGAAAAGGGGAAATATTCTAAGCAGAGCCCGTCAGGAGCCCACGAGACACATTTTGGAG ATGACAAATTTGAAGATCTCGAAGAGGCAAATCCATTCTCCTTTAAAGAGTTTCTGAAGACCAAGAACCTCGGCCTGTCAAAAGAGGACCCGGCCAGCAGGATTTATGCAAAG gaagcCTCGAGGCATTCACTGGGACTTGACCACAACTCCCCACCCTCCCAAACCGGGGGGTATGGCCTGGAGTATCAGCAGCCATTTTTTGAGGACCCGACAGGGGCCGGTGACCTCCTggatgaggaggaggatgaggacaCTGGATGGAGTGGGGCCTACCTGCCGTCCGCCATCGAGCAGACTCACCCCGAGCGGGTCCGTGCCGGCACATCGCCCTGCAGCACAtacctttcctttttctccacccCGTCGGAGCTGGCAGGGCCTGAGTCTCTGCCCCCATGGGCATTGAGTGACACTGATTCTCGCGTGTCTCCGGCCTCTCCGGCAGGGAGTCCTAGCGCAGACTTTGCGGCTCATGGAGAGTCTCTGGGAGACAGGCACCTGCGGACGCTGCAGATAAGTTACGAAGCA CTGAAAGATGAAAATTCTAAGCTGAGAAGAAAGCTGAATGAGGTTCAGAGCTTCTCTGAAGCTCAAACAGAAAT GGTGAGGACACTTGAGCGGAAATTAGAAGCAAAAATGATCAAGGAGGAGAGCGACTACCACGACTTGGAGTCGGTGGTTCAGCAGGTGGAGCAGAACCTGGAGCTGATGACC aaACGGGCTGTAAAGGCAGAAAACCACGTCgtgaaactgaaacaggaaatcAGTTTGCTCCAG GCGCAGGTCTCCAACTTCCAGCGAGAGAATGAAGCCCTGCGGTGCGGCCAGGGCGCCAGCCTGACTGTGGTGAAGCAGAACGCCGACGTGGCCTTGCAGAACCTCCGGGTGGTCATGAACGGCGCACAGGCTTCTATTAA GCAACTGGTTTCCGGAGCTGAGACACTGAATCTCGTTGCTGAAATCCTTAAATCTATAGACAGAATTTCTGAAATTAAAGATGAGGAGGAAGACTCCTGA
- the ENTR1 gene encoding endosome-associated-trafficking regulator 1 isoform X2 encodes MSGYPRRPGATPLSRVRSLAIPDAPAFYERRSCLPQLDCERPHGRDLDSPFFGIRPAFMCYVPSPVLASVGDTDDKFEDLEEANPFSFKEFLKTKNLGLSKEDPASRIYAKEASRHSLGLDHNSPPSQTGGYGLEYQQPFFEDPTGAGDLLDEEEDEDTGWSGAYLPSAIEQTHPERVRAGTSPCSTYLSFFSTPSELAGPESLPPWALSDTDSRVSPASPAGSPSADFAAHGESLGDRHLRTLQISYEALKDENSKLRRKLNEVQSFSEAQTEMVRTLERKLEAKMIKEESDYHDLESVVQQVEQNLELMTKRAVKAENHVVKLKQEISLLQAQVSNFQRENEALRCGQGASLTVVKQNADVALQNLRVVMNGAQASIKQLVSGAETLNLVAEILKSIDRISEIKDEEEDS; translated from the exons ATGTCGGGCTACCCGCGCCGCCCGGGCGCCACCCCGCTGTCCCGAGTCCGGAGCCTCGCCATTCCCGACG CTCCAGCGTTCTATGAGCGCCGGTCTTGTCTCCCCCAGCTAGACTGTGAGCGCCCCCATGGCAGGGACCTGGACTCCCCCTTCTTCGGCATTCGGCCGGCCTTTATGTGCTATGTGCCCAGCCCGGTGCTGGCTTCCGTGGGAGACACAG ATGACAAATTTGAAGATCTCGAAGAGGCAAATCCATTCTCCTTTAAAGAGTTTCTGAAGACCAAGAACCTCGGCCTGTCAAAAGAGGACCCGGCCAGCAGGATTTATGCAAAG gaagcCTCGAGGCATTCACTGGGACTTGACCACAACTCCCCACCCTCCCAAACCGGGGGGTATGGCCTGGAGTATCAGCAGCCATTTTTTGAGGACCCGACAGGGGCCGGTGACCTCCTggatgaggaggaggatgaggacaCTGGATGGAGTGGGGCCTACCTGCCGTCCGCCATCGAGCAGACTCACCCCGAGCGGGTCCGTGCCGGCACATCGCCCTGCAGCACAtacctttcctttttctccacccCGTCGGAGCTGGCAGGGCCTGAGTCTCTGCCCCCATGGGCATTGAGTGACACTGATTCTCGCGTGTCTCCGGCCTCTCCGGCAGGGAGTCCTAGCGCAGACTTTGCGGCTCATGGAGAGTCTCTGGGAGACAGGCACCTGCGGACGCTGCAGATAAGTTACGAAGCA CTGAAAGATGAAAATTCTAAGCTGAGAAGAAAGCTGAATGAGGTTCAGAGCTTCTCTGAAGCTCAAACAGAAAT GGTGAGGACACTTGAGCGGAAATTAGAAGCAAAAATGATCAAGGAGGAGAGCGACTACCACGACTTGGAGTCGGTGGTTCAGCAGGTGGAGCAGAACCTGGAGCTGATGACC aaACGGGCTGTAAAGGCAGAAAACCACGTCgtgaaactgaaacaggaaatcAGTTTGCTCCAG GCGCAGGTCTCCAACTTCCAGCGAGAGAATGAAGCCCTGCGGTGCGGCCAGGGCGCCAGCCTGACTGTGGTGAAGCAGAACGCCGACGTGGCCTTGCAGAACCTCCGGGTGGTCATGAACGGCGCACAGGCTTCTATTAA GCAACTGGTTTCCGGAGCTGAGACACTGAATCTCGTTGCTGAAATCCTTAAATCTATAGACAGAATTTCTGAAATTAAAGATGAGGAGGAAGACTCCTGA
- the ENTR1 gene encoding endosome-associated-trafficking regulator 1 isoform X5, with protein MSGYPRRPGATPLSRVRSLAIPDDDKFEDLEEANPFSFKEFLKTKNLGLSKEDPASRIYAKEASRHSLGLDHNSPPSQTGGYGLEYQQPFFEDPTGAGDLLDEEEDEDTGWSGAYLPSAIEQTHPERVRAGTSPCSTYLSFFSTPSELAGPESLPPWALSDTDSRVSPASPAGSPSADFAAHGESLGDRHLRTLQISYEALKDENSKLRRKLNEVQSFSEAQTEMVRTLERKLEAKMIKEESDYHDLESVVQQVEQNLELMTKRAVKAENHVVKLKQEISLLQAQVSNFQRENEALRCGQGASLTVVKQNADVALQNLRVVMNGAQASIKAPLLPSSCCRPSWYPCLLSGNWFPELRH; from the exons ATGTCGGGCTACCCGCGCCGCCCGGGCGCCACCCCGCTGTCCCGAGTCCGGAGCCTCGCCATTCCCGACG ATGACAAATTTGAAGATCTCGAAGAGGCAAATCCATTCTCCTTTAAAGAGTTTCTGAAGACCAAGAACCTCGGCCTGTCAAAAGAGGACCCGGCCAGCAGGATTTATGCAAAG gaagcCTCGAGGCATTCACTGGGACTTGACCACAACTCCCCACCCTCCCAAACCGGGGGGTATGGCCTGGAGTATCAGCAGCCATTTTTTGAGGACCCGACAGGGGCCGGTGACCTCCTggatgaggaggaggatgaggacaCTGGATGGAGTGGGGCCTACCTGCCGTCCGCCATCGAGCAGACTCACCCCGAGCGGGTCCGTGCCGGCACATCGCCCTGCAGCACAtacctttcctttttctccacccCGTCGGAGCTGGCAGGGCCTGAGTCTCTGCCCCCATGGGCATTGAGTGACACTGATTCTCGCGTGTCTCCGGCCTCTCCGGCAGGGAGTCCTAGCGCAGACTTTGCGGCTCATGGAGAGTCTCTGGGAGACAGGCACCTGCGGACGCTGCAGATAAGTTACGAAGCA CTGAAAGATGAAAATTCTAAGCTGAGAAGAAAGCTGAATGAGGTTCAGAGCTTCTCTGAAGCTCAAACAGAAAT GGTGAGGACACTTGAGCGGAAATTAGAAGCAAAAATGATCAAGGAGGAGAGCGACTACCACGACTTGGAGTCGGTGGTTCAGCAGGTGGAGCAGAACCTGGAGCTGATGACC aaACGGGCTGTAAAGGCAGAAAACCACGTCgtgaaactgaaacaggaaatcAGTTTGCTCCAG GCGCAGGTCTCCAACTTCCAGCGAGAGAATGAAGCCCTGCGGTGCGGCCAGGGCGCCAGCCTGACTGTGGTGAAGCAGAACGCCGACGTGGCCTTGCAGAACCTCCGGGTGGTCATGAACGGCGCACAGGCTTCTATTAA AGCCCCATTGCTGCCGAGTAGCTGCTGCCGCCCATCCTGGTATCCGTGCTTGCTTTCAGGCAACTGGTTTCCGGAGCTGAGACACTGA
- the ENTR1 gene encoding endosome-associated-trafficking regulator 1 isoform X4 produces MSGYPRRPGATPLSRVRSLAIPDDDKFEDLEEANPFSFKEFLKTKNLGLSKEDPASRIYAKEASRHSLGLDHNSPPSQTGGYGLEYQQPFFEDPTGAGDLLDEEEDEDTGWSGAYLPSAIEQTHPERVRAGTSPCSTYLSFFSTPSELAGPESLPPWALSDTDSRVSPASPAGSPSADFAAHGESLGDRHLRTLQISYEALKDENSKLRRKLNEVQSFSEAQTEMVRTLERKLEAKMIKEESDYHDLESVVQQVEQNLELMTKRAVKAENHVVKLKQEISLLQAQVSNFQRENEALRCGQGASLTVVKQNADVALQNLRVVMNGAQASIKQLVSGAETLNLVAEILKSIDRISEIKDEEEDS; encoded by the exons ATGTCGGGCTACCCGCGCCGCCCGGGCGCCACCCCGCTGTCCCGAGTCCGGAGCCTCGCCATTCCCGACG ATGACAAATTTGAAGATCTCGAAGAGGCAAATCCATTCTCCTTTAAAGAGTTTCTGAAGACCAAGAACCTCGGCCTGTCAAAAGAGGACCCGGCCAGCAGGATTTATGCAAAG gaagcCTCGAGGCATTCACTGGGACTTGACCACAACTCCCCACCCTCCCAAACCGGGGGGTATGGCCTGGAGTATCAGCAGCCATTTTTTGAGGACCCGACAGGGGCCGGTGACCTCCTggatgaggaggaggatgaggacaCTGGATGGAGTGGGGCCTACCTGCCGTCCGCCATCGAGCAGACTCACCCCGAGCGGGTCCGTGCCGGCACATCGCCCTGCAGCACAtacctttcctttttctccacccCGTCGGAGCTGGCAGGGCCTGAGTCTCTGCCCCCATGGGCATTGAGTGACACTGATTCTCGCGTGTCTCCGGCCTCTCCGGCAGGGAGTCCTAGCGCAGACTTTGCGGCTCATGGAGAGTCTCTGGGAGACAGGCACCTGCGGACGCTGCAGATAAGTTACGAAGCA CTGAAAGATGAAAATTCTAAGCTGAGAAGAAAGCTGAATGAGGTTCAGAGCTTCTCTGAAGCTCAAACAGAAAT GGTGAGGACACTTGAGCGGAAATTAGAAGCAAAAATGATCAAGGAGGAGAGCGACTACCACGACTTGGAGTCGGTGGTTCAGCAGGTGGAGCAGAACCTGGAGCTGATGACC aaACGGGCTGTAAAGGCAGAAAACCACGTCgtgaaactgaaacaggaaatcAGTTTGCTCCAG GCGCAGGTCTCCAACTTCCAGCGAGAGAATGAAGCCCTGCGGTGCGGCCAGGGCGCCAGCCTGACTGTGGTGAAGCAGAACGCCGACGTGGCCTTGCAGAACCTCCGGGTGGTCATGAACGGCGCACAGGCTTCTATTAA GCAACTGGTTTCCGGAGCTGAGACACTGAATCTCGTTGCTGAAATCCTTAAATCTATAGACAGAATTTCTGAAATTAAAGATGAGGAGGAAGACTCCTGA